One part of the Chrysiogenia bacterium genome encodes these proteins:
- the lnt gene encoding apolipoprotein N-acyltransferase: MSESSKSPLASAALLLALPLLDGVVSSAAFAPFSLAPLAFLTGTLTLFVVRRLSLPLAALAAYLYGVSFAVAVAPWVYTAMHEHYHIGALASAAFNVFIVGGGVGFYLATPFIIWRWLCGPAGGEQALSRWQRVLSAASLFYLFELLRTHGVLSMPWGLIGAGVAGSELLSQSADLFGALGLSFASMLCSALLVEAIEEWLAAGERSWIMLAKNRAFLGALAVPVALLVYGGVRYAQVAAELEEPSGKTLKVAAVQANIPQGDRWKADLVPRTMGTHIKLSAEVARDFEPDLIVWPETAMNTYITDPGNEYQRRIHQIAFEHDAHFLLGGPHAEFTDAGEPLYFNSIFQLDPRRKFVARYDKIELLAFAEYNPLSNAPFFPRPAEVPRDYSPGEKPGIFDVKGVKLGAMICF, from the coding sequence ATGAGTGAAAGCTCCAAATCCCCGTTGGCCTCAGCGGCGCTCTTGCTGGCCTTGCCGCTGCTCGATGGTGTGGTCTCCTCGGCCGCCTTTGCGCCGTTTTCGTTGGCGCCGCTGGCCTTTCTCACAGGCACGCTGACCCTGTTTGTGGTGCGGCGCCTCTCGCTGCCGCTGGCGGCGCTTGCGGCCTATCTCTACGGGGTGAGCTTCGCTGTGGCCGTGGCACCCTGGGTCTACACGGCCATGCACGAGCACTACCACATCGGCGCTCTGGCGAGCGCCGCGTTCAATGTCTTTATCGTGGGCGGCGGCGTGGGTTTTTATCTCGCAACACCCTTCATCATCTGGCGCTGGCTGTGCGGCCCGGCAGGGGGCGAGCAGGCTCTCTCACGCTGGCAGCGGGTGTTGAGCGCGGCATCGCTCTTCTATCTGTTCGAGCTGCTTCGCACGCACGGTGTTCTGAGCATGCCCTGGGGGCTCATTGGCGCCGGAGTGGCGGGATCGGAGCTGCTGAGCCAGTCGGCGGACCTCTTCGGCGCGCTCGGGCTCTCGTTTGCTTCGATGCTTTGCTCGGCGCTGCTCGTTGAAGCAATCGAGGAATGGCTGGCTGCCGGTGAGCGAAGCTGGATAATGCTTGCGAAGAATCGCGCGTTTCTGGGGGCGCTCGCCGTGCCGGTGGCGCTGCTTGTCTACGGCGGCGTGCGCTACGCGCAGGTCGCCGCGGAGCTCGAAGAGCCCTCCGGCAAGACGCTCAAGGTCGCCGCCGTCCAGGCGAACATCCCGCAGGGCGATCGCTGGAAGGCGGACCTCGTGCCGCGCACGATGGGAACGCACATCAAGCTCTCGGCCGAGGTAGCCCGTGACTTTGAGCCCGACCTGATCGTCTGGCCGGAAACGGCAATGAATACCTACATCACCGATCCGGGCAACGAGTATCAGCGGCGCATTCACCAGATCGCTTTCGAGCATGATGCCCACTTCCTGCTGGGCGGCCCTCATGCGGAGTTCACCGACGCGGGCGAGCCGCTCTACTTCAACTCGATCTTTCAGCTCGATCCGCGCCGCAAGTTCGTTGCGCGCTACGACAAGATCGAGCTGCTGGCCTTTGCCGAGTACAACCCGCTGAGCAACGCGCCCTTTTTTCCGCGTCCTGCCGAGGTGCCCCGCGACTATTCGCCGGGCGAAAAGCCGGGAATCTTCGACGTGAAGGGCGTGAAGCTTGGCGCCATGATCTGCTTTG
- the polA gene encoding DNA polymerase I — protein sequence MASSSKPAAKSAKKTAKKAPKKSSEKTEHDAPEPKLAEDAVYLVDGMAYVFRAYFALPQLTNSKGHPTGAIYGFCQMLLELERRFNPKYLAVVMDSGRTTFRNDIYPEYKANRDEPPEDLVPQFDLIEEVVRAFNIPVLREKGFEADDLIASVAERMRKKRKDVVIVSSDKDLMQLIDQHVLMWDPMKRKAIGEAQVEEKWGVPPEKVVEVQALMGDTSDNIPGVYGVGPKTATKLINDYGDLETVLKSTGELKGKLKERLEEHAEDARISKKLATLIRTADVPDALKDYERKDNHTEQLIELFKKLEFTKLIDSLSQESDYQGLDRSKYVCIDDEKELAKWIKAAKKAGVYAFDFETTSLNELEAEIVGISLSYERGKACYVPVGHNYLGVPKQLKRETVLEAFDELWEDPKLTWIAHNAKYEKRVLRRYDRTLAGKGFDTMIASYVLDPGRNSHGLDALALEFIEHRMISYADVAGRGSKQKNFSEVDVPRATEYGAEDSDATFRLWEIFSRDLDALPVLKELFENVEMPLIDVLAEMEETGVRLDLKLLEKLSREFGKTMQSELEAAHKIAGVEFNVNSPRQLQKILFERLELTPTKKTKTGYSTDQDVLEELAKVHELPQHILRYRGLSKLKSTYIDALPELVDKKTGRVHTSFNQTVAATGRLSSSDPNLQNIPIKTTEGKRIREAFIPEEGWLLGSADYSQVELRILAHAAEDKALIKAFKNDADIHSETAQALFEVKAKDVTEDQRRAAKTINFSVVYGVSAHGLSQSLGISRGEAQDYIDAFYERYSGVKAFFDRVTEEAKRDGYVTTLLGRRRYLPNINAKNFQERSFAERTAINTPIQGTAADLIKKAMIELQDALHEKKMKSRLLIQVHDELVFEVPPAEEAKAKKLIMEKMSGGLDLSVPLKVDFAYGKNWAEIH from the coding sequence ATGGCAAGCAGTTCAAAACCGGCGGCAAAGTCCGCGAAGAAGACGGCCAAAAAGGCACCCAAGAAGAGTTCCGAGAAGACCGAGCACGACGCGCCCGAGCCCAAGCTCGCCGAGGACGCGGTGTACCTTGTCGACGGCATGGCCTATGTCTTCCGCGCCTATTTCGCCCTGCCCCAGCTCACCAATTCCAAGGGCCACCCTACCGGCGCGATCTACGGTTTCTGCCAGATGCTGCTCGAGCTAGAGCGGCGCTTTAATCCCAAGTATCTGGCCGTCGTGATGGACAGCGGCCGCACCACTTTTCGCAACGACATCTATCCCGAATACAAGGCCAACCGCGACGAGCCGCCCGAGGATCTCGTTCCCCAGTTCGACCTCATCGAGGAAGTCGTGCGCGCCTTCAACATCCCGGTGCTGCGCGAAAAGGGCTTCGAGGCCGACGACCTCATTGCCTCGGTGGCTGAGCGCATGCGCAAGAAGCGCAAGGACGTGGTCATCGTCTCCTCCGACAAGGACCTGATGCAGCTCATCGACCAGCACGTGCTCATGTGGGACCCGATGAAGCGCAAGGCCATCGGTGAGGCCCAGGTGGAAGAGAAATGGGGCGTCCCCCCCGAAAAGGTCGTCGAGGTGCAGGCTCTCATGGGCGATACCTCCGACAACATTCCCGGCGTCTACGGCGTGGGCCCCAAAACGGCCACCAAGCTGATCAACGATTACGGCGATCTCGAAACCGTTCTGAAGAGCACGGGCGAGCTCAAGGGCAAGCTCAAGGAGCGCCTCGAAGAGCACGCCGAAGACGCGCGCATCTCCAAGAAACTCGCTACCCTCATTCGGACCGCGGACGTTCCCGACGCCCTCAAGGACTACGAGCGCAAGGACAATCACACCGAGCAGCTCATCGAGCTCTTCAAAAAGCTCGAGTTCACCAAGCTCATCGATTCCCTTTCCCAGGAGAGCGACTACCAGGGGCTCGATCGCTCGAAATACGTGTGCATCGACGATGAAAAAGAGCTCGCCAAGTGGATCAAGGCCGCGAAGAAGGCCGGCGTCTATGCCTTCGACTTCGAGACGACGTCCCTGAACGAGCTAGAAGCCGAGATCGTCGGAATTTCCCTGTCTTATGAGCGCGGCAAGGCCTGCTACGTGCCAGTGGGACACAACTATCTGGGCGTGCCCAAGCAGCTCAAGCGCGAGACGGTCCTCGAGGCATTCGACGAGCTCTGGGAAGATCCGAAGCTCACCTGGATCGCCCACAACGCCAAGTATGAAAAGCGCGTGTTGCGCCGCTACGACCGCACGCTGGCCGGCAAGGGATTCGACACCATGATCGCCAGCTACGTGCTCGATCCCGGGCGTAACTCCCACGGGCTCGACGCGCTCGCGCTCGAATTCATCGAACACCGCATGATCAGCTACGCCGACGTGGCCGGTCGCGGCTCCAAACAAAAGAATTTTTCCGAAGTGGACGTCCCGCGCGCCACCGAATACGGCGCCGAGGACTCGGACGCCACCTTCCGGCTCTGGGAGATTTTCTCCCGCGATCTCGACGCCCTGCCCGTCCTCAAGGAGCTCTTCGAGAATGTCGAGATGCCGCTCATCGACGTGCTCGCCGAAATGGAAGAGACCGGCGTGCGGCTCGATCTGAAATTGCTCGAAAAACTCTCGCGCGAGTTCGGAAAGACCATGCAGAGCGAGCTCGAAGCCGCGCACAAGATCGCCGGCGTTGAATTCAATGTGAACTCGCCGCGCCAGCTCCAGAAGATTCTCTTCGAGCGCCTCGAACTCACGCCCACCAAGAAGACCAAAACGGGCTATTCCACCGATCAGGACGTGCTCGAAGAGCTGGCCAAAGTGCACGAGCTGCCCCAGCACATTCTGCGCTACCGCGGGCTCTCCAAGCTCAAGAGTACCTACATCGACGCGCTCCCCGAACTGGTCGACAAGAAGACCGGGCGCGTGCACACCTCGTTCAACCAGACCGTGGCCGCCACCGGGCGCCTGTCCTCCTCGGACCCGAACCTCCAGAACATCCCGATCAAGACCACCGAAGGAAAGCGTATCCGTGAGGCCTTCATTCCCGAAGAAGGCTGGCTGCTGGGTTCGGCCGACTACTCGCAGGTCGAACTGCGCATCCTCGCCCATGCCGCCGAGGACAAGGCGCTCATCAAGGCCTTCAAGAACGACGCCGACATCCACTCGGAGACCGCGCAGGCGCTCTTCGAGGTAAAAGCCAAGGACGTTACAGAGGACCAGCGCCGCGCCGCCAAGACGATCAACTTCTCGGTCGTCTACGGCGTCTCGGCCCACGGGCTCTCCCAGAGCCTGGGGATCTCCCGCGGCGAAGCCCAGGACTATATCGACGCCTTCTATGAGCGTTACTCAGGGGTCAAGGCTTTCTTCGATCGCGTGACCGAGGAAGCCAAGCGGGACGGCTACGTGACCACGCTGCTGGGGCGCCGGCGCTACCTGCCCAACATCAACGCAAAGAACTTCCAGGAACGCAGCTTTGCCGAGCGCACGGCCATCAACACGCCGATCCAGGGCACGGCCGCCGACCTCATCAAGAAGGCCATGATCGAACTGCAGGACGCCCTGCACGAGAAGAAGATGAAGAGCCGCCTGCTCATCCAGGTCCACGACGAACTCGTCTTCGAAGTTCCCCCGGCAGAGGAAGCCAAGGCGAAGAAACTCATCATGGAGAAGATGTCAGGGGGCCTGGATCTCAGCGTTCCGCTCAAGGTCGACTTCGCCTACGGCAAGAACTGGGCGGAGATTCACTGA
- a CDS encoding type II toxin-antitoxin system RelE/ParE family toxin gives MAYSIVFSEYAVQDLNDLHEFGTLQDSSVRADAVLDQIEKVCAGLAELPNRGRRVPELEEFGELRFREIRIKPWRIFYRVTGKRIYIHGILDGRRSLRAILAKRAYQPES, from the coding sequence ATGGCCTATTCTATCGTTTTCTCAGAATATGCTGTGCAGGACCTCAACGATTTGCACGAGTTTGGCACGCTTCAGGATTCGAGTGTCCGTGCCGATGCAGTTCTCGATCAGATCGAAAAGGTTTGCGCCGGGCTGGCTGAGTTGCCCAACCGTGGCCGCAGAGTGCCGGAGCTTGAGGAATTCGGGGAACTTCGGTTTCGGGAAATCCGAATCAAGCCGTGGCGAATTTTCTACCGCGTGACCGGCAAGCGGATCTATATCCACGGCATTCTAGACGGCAGGCGTTCTCTTCGAGCAATTCTTGCCAAACGCGCCTATCAGCCTGAATCCTGA
- a CDS encoding type II toxin-antitoxin system Phd/YefM family antitoxin, with the protein MKLSTQVKSISYLKAHAADIIRELSEGGEPYVITQNGEAKAVVMDVAEYEKLEETMALLKILAMSEKQVQEGKVVPAKQAFAQVRARARTRR; encoded by the coding sequence ATGAAGCTCAGTACCCAGGTTAAATCCATCAGCTATCTCAAGGCCCATGCCGCCGACATCATCCGCGAACTCTCCGAAGGCGGTGAACCCTACGTCATCACTCAGAACGGCGAGGCCAAGGCCGTGGTGATGGACGTCGCGGAGTACGAAAAGCTGGAGGAAACCATGGCCTTGCTCAAGATTCTTGCAATGAGTGAGAAACAGGTGCAGGAAGGGAAGGTTGTCCCGGCGAAGCAAGCCTTTGCTCAGGTTCGAGCCCGCGCTCGCACCCGGCGGTAA
- a CDS encoding mannose-1-phosphate guanylyltransferase, whose product MVKTPDNVHVIVLAGGPGTRLWPISSDKLPKPYLAIPGPRTLIEETVARARKLAPPNRVWVVALKEQLPLLRKYLPKMDECQWLLEPEARNTAAAIAFGTAAILKRDPEAIIAVTPADHVVSEPDALVGALAKAARFCEDEYGIVCVGIKPTEPATGYGYLAMGKKKNHGVHQLKRFIEKPKHAKAKDLVKKGALWNAGMFVFKGEVLINELEQHLPELHAPLAAALSAKTEAATRKQLLSNYEKLPKISIDYAVMEKTKHACAIKCACGWSDVGTWTEALRVSGGKIESENGTARWMRDGEVVCGETGKLTAALGFGKAILVEGPGGRLILHPDAASSVGDVAKEAAKIQSLAKKPAKKSKKKKA is encoded by the coding sequence ATGGTGAAGACTCCCGACAACGTACACGTCATCGTCCTGGCGGGCGGGCCCGGCACGCGCCTTTGGCCCATTTCCTCGGACAAGCTGCCCAAGCCCTATCTGGCCATACCCGGCCCGCGCACGCTCATTGAAGAGACCGTTGCCCGCGCCAGGAAGCTTGCACCGCCCAACCGGGTGTGGGTCGTGGCACTCAAGGAACAGCTCCCGCTGCTGCGCAAGTATCTGCCGAAGATGGACGAGTGCCAGTGGCTTCTCGAACCCGAGGCCCGCAACACCGCCGCGGCCATTGCCTTCGGCACGGCGGCGATTTTGAAGCGCGACCCCGAGGCGATCATTGCCGTCACCCCGGCCGATCACGTGGTGAGTGAGCCCGACGCGCTGGTCGGCGCGCTCGCCAAGGCCGCGCGTTTTTGTGAGGACGAGTACGGAATCGTGTGCGTCGGCATCAAGCCCACCGAGCCCGCGACGGGCTACGGCTACCTGGCCATGGGCAAGAAGAAGAACCACGGTGTTCACCAGCTCAAGCGCTTCATCGAAAAGCCCAAGCACGCCAAGGCAAAGGATCTTGTCAAGAAGGGCGCGCTCTGGAACGCCGGGATGTTCGTCTTCAAGGGAGAGGTGCTGATCAACGAGCTAGAGCAGCACCTGCCCGAGCTGCACGCGCCCCTGGCGGCAGCGCTCTCGGCAAAGACCGAGGCGGCCACGCGCAAGCAGCTCCTCTCGAACTACGAGAAGCTCCCCAAGATTTCCATCGACTATGCCGTCATGGAAAAGACCAAACACGCCTGCGCCATCAAGTGCGCCTGCGGCTGGTCGGACGTGGGCACCTGGACCGAAGCGCTTCGGGTCTCGGGCGGAAAGATCGAGAGCGAGAACGGAACCGCGCGCTGGATGCGCGACGGGGAAGTCGTCTGCGGCGAGACCGGCAAGCTCACGGCTGCGCTGGGATTCGGCAAGGCCATCCTGGTCGAAGGTCCCGGCGGCCGGCTCATCCTGCATCCCGATGCGGCTTCTTCCGTTGGTGACGTCGCAAAGGAAGCGGCGAAGATCCAGAGCCTCGCCAAAAAGCCCGCGAAGAAATCAAAGAAGAAAAAGGCCTAG
- a CDS encoding undecaprenyl-diphosphate phosphatase, translating into MTHLDALILGIVQGLTEFLPVSSSGHLVLGQALLGLKQHSIEFDVVVHVATLLAVVVYFRSEVRMLIADSLSALKERPADVMDANQRLVGARLTLLVIAASIPTAIIGLGFEDLFEQLFSSVRAVGGFLLVTSALLWLTWKRGGEESSAPRYETLNVRRALVIGLAQGAAIAPGVSRSGSTIASALLCGVERRSAASFSFLISIPAILGAVVVRADELGAIPADQYGVLALGFASALISGLCGLWFLMRIVNRGGLYLFGFYTAAVGIAALILG; encoded by the coding sequence TTGACACATCTCGACGCACTCATTCTGGGCATCGTGCAGGGGCTCACCGAGTTCCTGCCGGTCTCTTCGTCCGGGCACCTGGTGCTGGGGCAGGCGCTCCTTGGGCTCAAACAACACAGCATCGAGTTCGACGTGGTGGTGCATGTGGCCACGCTGCTGGCCGTGGTGGTCTATTTCCGCTCCGAAGTGCGGATGCTCATTGCCGACAGCCTGAGCGCCCTCAAGGAGCGCCCGGCCGATGTGATGGACGCCAACCAGCGGCTCGTCGGGGCAAGGCTGACCTTGCTGGTCATCGCAGCTTCGATTCCAACGGCAATCATCGGGCTTGGATTCGAGGATCTCTTCGAGCAGCTCTTCTCCAGCGTGCGCGCCGTGGGCGGCTTTCTGCTGGTTACCAGCGCGCTGCTCTGGCTCACCTGGAAGAGGGGCGGCGAGGAATCGAGCGCGCCTCGCTATGAGACCCTGAACGTGCGCCGCGCACTGGTGATCGGCCTGGCCCAGGGGGCGGCCATTGCGCCGGGAGTCTCTCGCTCGGGCTCGACCATTGCGAGCGCGCTGCTCTGCGGGGTCGAACGTCGAAGCGCGGCGAGTTTTTCCTTCCTGATCTCGATCCCGGCCATCCTGGGCGCGGTCGTCGTTCGCGCCGATGAGCTTGGCGCGATTCCGGCAGACCAGTATGGGGTGCTGGCGCTGGGTTTTGCCTCGGCGCTGATCTCGGGTCTGTGCGGCCTGTGGTTCCTCATGCGGATTGTGAACCGGGGCGGGCTCTACCTGTTCGGCTTCTACACCGCCGCGGTGGGAATCGCAGCGCTGATTCTGGGCTAG
- a CDS encoding YeeE/YedE family protein, protein MQNPLSNLLPAQSIYWPWWAGALALGFIAIFFPLVLRRPLGVSGLLGRLVHWKEENEAADAEEQLAEAGDLEAALMTATLARFGDEAARQQAVPSCDEPATGEGPSVRIRPAEHFMFFVAVLIGAFLAALTHGMAELRWSLGPAFESYFGSGALSMGVLAAGGLMIGFGVRMGGGCTSGHGLTGCGAFQPASFLGTASFFGAGVAVAFLLRGLLG, encoded by the coding sequence GTGCAAAACCCGCTAAGTAATCTGCTTCCGGCGCAGTCGATCTACTGGCCCTGGTGGGCCGGCGCGCTGGCGCTCGGCTTCATTGCAATTTTCTTCCCGCTGGTGCTGCGCCGCCCGCTGGGCGTCTCGGGCCTGCTTGGGCGCCTCGTGCACTGGAAGGAAGAGAACGAGGCCGCCGATGCCGAGGAGCAGCTCGCCGAAGCGGGCGATCTCGAAGCCGCCCTCATGACCGCCACGCTCGCGCGCTTTGGAGACGAGGCGGCCAGGCAGCAGGCCGTCCCCTCCTGTGACGAGCCGGCCACCGGCGAAGGACCGAGCGTTCGCATCCGACCGGCCGAGCACTTCATGTTCTTTGTCGCCGTTTTGATCGGCGCTTTTCTCGCCGCGCTCACCCACGGCATGGCAGAGCTGCGCTGGAGCCTGGGCCCGGCCTTCGAGTCCTACTTCGGCAGCGGCGCCCTCTCCATGGGCGTGCTGGCCGCGGGCGGGCTGATGATCGGCTTTGGGGTGCGCATGGGCGGCGGCTGCACTTCGGGGCACGGCCTTACCGGCTGCGGCGCCTTTCAGCCGGCAAGTTTTCTGGGAACGGCCAGCTTCTTCGGCGCGGGCGTCGCCGTGGCCTTTCTGTTGAGGGGGCTGCTCGGATGA
- a CDS encoding YeeE/YedE family protein: MNPNLRRALTLAIGLFFGFALGNIGFADYGEVQKMFTFADLRMFLSFGGGLAVTMIGFALLRGKREIPKRRFHKGIVPGGVLFGAGWALTGGCPTITLVQLGEGQLPALITLAGILAGIGLYDRVHPKLFGWDRGGCDM, encoded by the coding sequence ATGAATCCGAATCTTCGCCGCGCGCTCACCCTGGCCATCGGCCTGTTCTTCGGCTTCGCCCTGGGGAACATCGGCTTTGCCGACTACGGCGAGGTTCAGAAGATGTTCACCTTCGCCGACCTGCGGATGTTTCTCTCCTTCGGCGGCGGGCTGGCCGTAACGATGATCGGTTTCGCGCTGCTGCGCGGGAAACGCGAGATTCCCAAACGCCGCTTCCACAAGGGCATCGTCCCCGGCGGCGTGCTCTTTGGCGCGGGCTGGGCGCTCACCGGCGGCTGCCCCACCATCACGCTCGTCCAGCTTGGCGAGGGTCAGCTCCCCGCGCTCATCACGCTGGCGGGGATTCTCGCCGGGATCGGCCTCTACGACCGGGTCCATCCGAAACTCTTCGGCTGGGACCGCGGAGGCTGCGACATGTAA